The following coding sequences are from one Triticum aestivum cultivar Chinese Spring chromosome 5A, IWGSC CS RefSeq v2.1, whole genome shotgun sequence window:
- the LOC123105394 gene encoding uncharacterized protein, protein MKTEEGVLGCASMEGSLLCLWSTEAGPDGAVAWMESRVIDLHKLLPSNSFLHVIGFEDRAGVYYLTADYGVATVDLKSGQVNKMSIIDSNIVPYTSFYTPDQAVEVAQEGRWEEVGDKEEEEADEEVEQQVEKAVQELFTKGSKALKDEDFFGAEDCKRRILEIRVAHHGKLSPKCRSAYHNYGCALLQKALSNHDSVKNTTTQSNTESEIVEDLDLAWKMLHVARAISEKSPGSTNEKYKLFAALARVSVERGDTNYSLIACFKALANMEHLLEPDHRHIINQNLHIRFAFELQSKTGDAKAISLCMSRVENLKKASQALLADKGGDASATEAGSENSVPAKVIEFFTNKILSALEEKLVDLEQAISTRVSEASAGADLEAAGWIFKRAKLKQTSVEDDGSDGSYGDSYGSDVDSGGSYGDSYGSDDDSDGSDGDSGGSDVDSDGSVSE, encoded by the exons ATGAAAACAGAGGAAGGCGTGCTGGGATGCGCGAGTATGGAGGGATCTCTGCTTTGCCTGTGGTCGACGGAGGCTGGTCCCGACGGAGCCGTGGCATGGATGGAAAGCAGGGTCATCGACCTCCACAAGCTGCTCCCTTCTAACTCATTCCTCCATGTGATTGGCTTTGAGGATAGAGCTGGTGTCTATTATCTGACGGCAGACTATGGTGTCGCAACGGTTGATCTTAAGTCAGGCCAAGTCAACAAGATGTCCATCATCGATTCCAATATCGTTCCCTACACAAGCTTCTACACTCCAG ATCAAGCCGTTGAGGTGGCCCAGGAGGGCAGATGGGAGGAAGTGggcgacaaggaggaggaggaggccgatgaGGAAGTGGAGCAGCAGGTAGAGAAAGCCGTGCAGGAGCTTTTCACCAAGGGGTCCAAAGCCCTTAAGGATGAGGACTTCTTCGGCGCTGAAGACTGCAAACGCAGGATCCTTGAGATCAG GGTGGCACATCATGGTAAACTTTCTCCAAAGTGTCGCAGTGCATATCACAATTACGGATGTGCTTTGCTACAGAAAGCTCTATCAAATCATGATTCAGTGAAGAATACAACCACCCAAAGTAATACTGAAAGCGAAATAGTAGAGG ATTTGGATCTGGCCTGGAAAATGCTACATGTTGCAAGGGCAATATCTGAGAAGAGTCCTGGCAGCACTAATGAGAAATATAAACTCTTTGCTGCTCTTGCTAGAGTCTCTGTGGAAAGAG GAGACACAAACTACTCACTGATTGCGTGCTTCAAAGCTTTGGCCAACATGGAGCATTTGCTTGAGCCTGACCATCGTCATATTATCAATCA AAACCTACACATACGTTTTGCCTTCGAGTTGCAGTCCAAGACTGGAGATGCAAAGGCTATCTCATTGTGCATGTCACGTGTAGAGAACCTGAAAAAGGCCAGTCAAGCTTTGTTGGCTGATAAAGGCGGGGATGCATCTGCTACTGAAGCTGGCTCAGAAAATTCCGTTCCAGCCAAGGTTATAGAGTTTTTTACTAACAAAATACTGAGTGCATTGGAGGAGAAG CTTGTAGACCTGGAGCAAGCAATATCAACCCGAGTCTCAGAGGCAAGTGCTGGAGCTGACCTCGAGGCTGCAGGCTGGATCTTCAAACGAGCTAAGCTCAAGCAAACCTCTGTAGAAGATGATGGCAGCGACGGCTCATATGGCGACAGCTATGGCTCAGATGTTGACAGCGGCGGCTCATATGGCGACAGCTATGGCTCAGATGACGACAGCGACGGCTCAGATGGCGATAGCGGCGGCTCAGATGTCGACAGCGACGGCTCTGTTTCAGAGTAG